From one Ooceraea biroi isolate clonal line C1 chromosome 7, Obir_v5.4, whole genome shotgun sequence genomic stretch:
- the LOC105281994 gene encoding uncharacterized protein LOC105281994 isoform X1 codes for MENEGYEEDQSRTEGEQSTLENSNHQLHASTIEADASIVTVTHSDGHVYEDISTNTEKTLELSETPFSDKSQSIHETKDLRLPDATKRAWISRPSSIASPTIDRYFRNDSTLPSSAGISANRESPVSSSLTASKDDPARLSKNSCDFRRDVLENVSLESSREDSTRDASVQSDRRPNRRRRKKDCKHCRSKLSSASSCEKLNELADGRDAILRENASKHPDKEFDVTNLLFREPFLHSQNLKIYPIVNRASLRDIGAKKGFPAFSENRLGNAAGTSPNAIDDGILGQVAESNQTKMYQESNGVLINGIDMRVNSIYSQDRWYGKELPVFYTGVKDQNNFQRAYSLPAWTHSPTSQNRANLRRSVRNDPAPHPARLDKHRRGWTLHLVRPLKASGWSKPLIPLLIIVLALLGVAGVALYIVFEPEKIQIIQQYLKSSTSKLTGENFVDDTSAESITSVIPNDEPSLASTEAISTSTMARMNVDTFTVGALLNSESSFPESTSLPTATEAETASQDANATRYCDDCFEGEVCVALVSEKVPTCRNPHDREDPTGCAGFCVVNKQKCHRLDVDAFRCVEIEHHCLDDEWTCSNTLCIPLEKHCDGHMNCYDHTDEYDCVCNLETHFHCGNKTSCLPLEKRCDGKIDCWDAADEINCTLSRNLDWFCPLDSEFTCSNGECILKARFCDGLSDCSDGSDEPHGCKGRCNKHEFTCQNGRCIMKNLKCNGIDDCGDGTDEEHCKNRFT; via the exons ATGGAGAACGAAGGTTACGAGGAGGATCAATCGCGCACAGAAGGAGAGCAGTCCACACTCGAGAATTCTAATCATCAGCTTCACGCGAGTACGATTGAAGCTGATGCTTCCATCGTGACCGTGACGCATTCCGACGGTCACGTCTACGAGGATATCTCCACCAATACGGAGAAAACCCTTGAGTTGTCTGAAACACCCTTTTCTGACAAGTCTCAAAGCATTCATGAGACTAAAGATCTCCGATTGCCCGATGCAACGAAACGAGCTTGGATCAGTAGACCATCATCGATCGCGTCTCCTACGATCGATAGATACTTCCGAAACGACTCGACGTTGCCCTCCTCGGCTGGAATTAGTGCGAATCGTGAAAGCCCTGTTTCTTCTTCACTAACGGCAAGCAAAGATGACCCCGCGAGACTCTCGAAGAATTCTTGTGACTTTCGACGAGACGTTCTGGAAAACGTATCCTTGGAATCGTCTCGGGAGGATTCGACGCGGGATGCGTCGGTGCAGTCTGATCGCAGGCCGAATCGTCGACGACGAAAGAAGGATTGCAAGCACTGTAGGAGTAAACTGAGCAGCGCGAGTTCTTGCGAAAAGCTGAACGAGCTGGCTGATGGCAGGGACGCGATCCTTAGGGAAAACGCGAGTAAGCATCCAGACAAGGAGTTCGACGTGACCAATCTGTTGTTTCGAGAACCGTTCTTGCACTCGCAGAACTTGAAGATCTATCCAATCGTGAACAGGGCAAGTCTTCGGGATATTGGTGCTAAGAAAGGCTTTCCCGCGTTCTCTGAGAACAGACTGGGGAATGCGGCCGGCACTTCGCCGAACGCCATAGACGATGGAATATTGGGTCAAGTAGCGGAAAGTAATCAGACCAAGATGTATCAAGAGAGCAATGGAGTGTTGATAAACGGGATCGACATGAGGGTTAATTCAATCTACTCGCAAGATCGCTGGTACGGCAAGGAGTTGCCGGTATTTTACACTGGCGTCAAGGATCAGAATAATTTTCAG AGAGCCTACTCGCTCCCGGCATGGACGCACAGCCCAACCTCGCAAAATCGTGCTAATTTGCGCCGAAGCGTCAGAAACGATCCAGCACCACATCCGGCGCGTTTGGATAAGCATCGCCGCGGTTGGACGCTACATCTGGTCCGTCCCTTGAAGGCATCCGGATGGTCCAAACCTCTTATACCCTTATTGATCATTGTACTGGCCCTGCTGGGAGTCGCGGGGGTCGCGTTGTACATTGTCTTTG AGCCGGAGAAAATCCAAATCATTCAGCAATACCTGAAGTCGTCGACGAGCAAGTTGACGGGGGAGAATTTTGTTGATGATACTTCTGCTGAGTCGATTACATCAGTGATCCCGAATGATGAACCGAGTCTGGCGAGCACCGAAGCAATATCGACGTCGACGATGGCAAGAATGAACGTCGATACGTTCACCGTAGGCGCCCTTTTAAACAGCGAGTCATCATTTCCGGAAAGCACTTCGCTGCCGACAGCCACGGAAGCGGAAACTGCGAGTCAGGACGCTAATGCGACGAGGTATTGCGATGATTGCTTCGAGGGTGAGGTGTGCGTCGCCCTCGTCAGCGAAAAGGTGCCGACCTGCAGGAACCCCCACGACCGCGAGGATCCCACCGGATGTGCCGGTTTCTGCGTTGTCAATAAGCAGAAGTGCCATCGGCTCGATGTGGACGCCTTCAG ATGCGTGGAGATCGAACATCATTGTCTGGACGACGAGTGGACTTGTTCCAACACTCTATGCATCCCTCTGGAGAAGCATTGCGATGGGCACATGAACTGTTACGATCACACGGACGAATACGATTGTG TCTGCAATCTGGAGACGCATTTTCATTGCGGTAATAAGACATCCTGTCTTCCGTTGGAGAAGAGATGCGACGGGAAGATAGATTGCTGGGACGCAGCCGATGAAATTAATTGCACATTAA GTCGTAATCTCGATTGGT tttgtCCTCTGGATAGCGAATTCACTTGCAGCAATGGAGAATGTATATTGAAAGCGCGTTTTTGCGACGGGCTATCAGATTGCAGCGACGGATCGGATGAGCCTCATGGCTGCAAAGGGAGATGCAACAAACATGAATTTACATGCCA AAACGGTAGATGtattatgaaaaatctaaAATGTAACGGCATCGACGATTGTGGAGACGGCACTGATGAGGAACACTGTAAAAATCGGTTTACCTAG
- the LOC105281994 gene encoding uncharacterized protein LOC105281994 isoform X2 encodes MENEGYEEDQSRTEGEQSTLENSNHQLHASTIEADASIVTVTHSDGHVYEDISTNTEKTLELSETPFSDKSQSIHETKDLRLPDATKRAWISRPSSIASPTIDRYFRNDSTLPSSAGISANRESPVSSSLTASKDDPARLSKNSCDFRRDVLENVSLESSREDSTRDASVQSDRRPNRRRRKKDCKHCRSKLSSASSCEKLNELADGRDAILRENASKHPDKEFDVTNLLFREPFLHSQNLKIYPIVNRASLRDIGAKKGFPAFSENRLGNAAGTSPNAIDDGILGQVAESNQTKMYQESNGVLINGIDMRVNSIYSQDRWYGKELPVFYTGVKDQNNFQRAYSLPAWTHSPTSQNRANLRRSVRNDPAPHPARLDKHRRGWTLHLVRPLKASGWSKPLIPLLIIVLALLGVAGVALYIVFEPEKIQIIQQYLKSSTSKLTGENFVDDTSAESITSVIPNDEPSLASTEAISTSTMARMNVDTFTVGALLNSESSFPESTSLPTATEAETASQDANATRYCDDCFEGEVCVALVSEKVPTCRNPHDREDPTGCAGFCVVNKQKCHRLDVDAFRCVEIEHHCLDDEWTCSNTLCIPLEKHCDGHMNCYDHTDEYDCVCNLETHFHCGNKTSCLPLEKRCDGKIDCWDAADEINCTLICPLDSEFTCSNGECILKARFCDGLSDCSDGSDEPHGCKGRCNKHEFTCQNGRCIMKNLKCNGIDDCGDGTDEEHCKNRFT; translated from the exons ATGGAGAACGAAGGTTACGAGGAGGATCAATCGCGCACAGAAGGAGAGCAGTCCACACTCGAGAATTCTAATCATCAGCTTCACGCGAGTACGATTGAAGCTGATGCTTCCATCGTGACCGTGACGCATTCCGACGGTCACGTCTACGAGGATATCTCCACCAATACGGAGAAAACCCTTGAGTTGTCTGAAACACCCTTTTCTGACAAGTCTCAAAGCATTCATGAGACTAAAGATCTCCGATTGCCCGATGCAACGAAACGAGCTTGGATCAGTAGACCATCATCGATCGCGTCTCCTACGATCGATAGATACTTCCGAAACGACTCGACGTTGCCCTCCTCGGCTGGAATTAGTGCGAATCGTGAAAGCCCTGTTTCTTCTTCACTAACGGCAAGCAAAGATGACCCCGCGAGACTCTCGAAGAATTCTTGTGACTTTCGACGAGACGTTCTGGAAAACGTATCCTTGGAATCGTCTCGGGAGGATTCGACGCGGGATGCGTCGGTGCAGTCTGATCGCAGGCCGAATCGTCGACGACGAAAGAAGGATTGCAAGCACTGTAGGAGTAAACTGAGCAGCGCGAGTTCTTGCGAAAAGCTGAACGAGCTGGCTGATGGCAGGGACGCGATCCTTAGGGAAAACGCGAGTAAGCATCCAGACAAGGAGTTCGACGTGACCAATCTGTTGTTTCGAGAACCGTTCTTGCACTCGCAGAACTTGAAGATCTATCCAATCGTGAACAGGGCAAGTCTTCGGGATATTGGTGCTAAGAAAGGCTTTCCCGCGTTCTCTGAGAACAGACTGGGGAATGCGGCCGGCACTTCGCCGAACGCCATAGACGATGGAATATTGGGTCAAGTAGCGGAAAGTAATCAGACCAAGATGTATCAAGAGAGCAATGGAGTGTTGATAAACGGGATCGACATGAGGGTTAATTCAATCTACTCGCAAGATCGCTGGTACGGCAAGGAGTTGCCGGTATTTTACACTGGCGTCAAGGATCAGAATAATTTTCAG AGAGCCTACTCGCTCCCGGCATGGACGCACAGCCCAACCTCGCAAAATCGTGCTAATTTGCGCCGAAGCGTCAGAAACGATCCAGCACCACATCCGGCGCGTTTGGATAAGCATCGCCGCGGTTGGACGCTACATCTGGTCCGTCCCTTGAAGGCATCCGGATGGTCCAAACCTCTTATACCCTTATTGATCATTGTACTGGCCCTGCTGGGAGTCGCGGGGGTCGCGTTGTACATTGTCTTTG AGCCGGAGAAAATCCAAATCATTCAGCAATACCTGAAGTCGTCGACGAGCAAGTTGACGGGGGAGAATTTTGTTGATGATACTTCTGCTGAGTCGATTACATCAGTGATCCCGAATGATGAACCGAGTCTGGCGAGCACCGAAGCAATATCGACGTCGACGATGGCAAGAATGAACGTCGATACGTTCACCGTAGGCGCCCTTTTAAACAGCGAGTCATCATTTCCGGAAAGCACTTCGCTGCCGACAGCCACGGAAGCGGAAACTGCGAGTCAGGACGCTAATGCGACGAGGTATTGCGATGATTGCTTCGAGGGTGAGGTGTGCGTCGCCCTCGTCAGCGAAAAGGTGCCGACCTGCAGGAACCCCCACGACCGCGAGGATCCCACCGGATGTGCCGGTTTCTGCGTTGTCAATAAGCAGAAGTGCCATCGGCTCGATGTGGACGCCTTCAG ATGCGTGGAGATCGAACATCATTGTCTGGACGACGAGTGGACTTGTTCCAACACTCTATGCATCCCTCTGGAGAAGCATTGCGATGGGCACATGAACTGTTACGATCACACGGACGAATACGATTGTG TCTGCAATCTGGAGACGCATTTTCATTGCGGTAATAAGACATCCTGTCTTCCGTTGGAGAAGAGATGCGACGGGAAGATAGATTGCTGGGACGCAGCCGATGAAATTAATTGCACATTAA tttgtCCTCTGGATAGCGAATTCACTTGCAGCAATGGAGAATGTATATTGAAAGCGCGTTTTTGCGACGGGCTATCAGATTGCAGCGACGGATCGGATGAGCCTCATGGCTGCAAAGGGAGATGCAACAAACATGAATTTACATGCCA AAACGGTAGATGtattatgaaaaatctaaAATGTAACGGCATCGACGATTGTGGAGACGGCACTGATGAGGAACACTGTAAAAATCGGTTTACCTAG